A stretch of Novosphingobium pentaromativorans US6-1 DNA encodes these proteins:
- a CDS encoding MucR family transcriptional regulator — protein sequence MENEPLLDHVADIVSAHVSNNAVATADLPGLIQAVYASLAALGQAPEPAVAELKPAVSVRASVKPDAVTCLECGEKMKMLKRHLGTEHGLTPTEYRTRWSLPTDYPMVAPDCAAKRKELAVRIGLGRKPGQSPKAEATAAPEAAPKVQPKAAATPAKRKKLGVAFGSADVS from the coding sequence ATGGAAAACGAACCACTGCTGGATCATGTCGCCGATATCGTTTCTGCCCATGTCAGCAACAATGCGGTCGCGACCGCGGACCTGCCGGGCCTGATCCAGGCGGTCTACGCTTCGCTTGCCGCGCTTGGACAGGCACCGGAACCGGCGGTGGCAGAGCTGAAGCCTGCCGTCTCGGTGCGCGCCTCGGTCAAGCCCGATGCCGTCACCTGCCTTGAATGCGGCGAGAAGATGAAGATGCTCAAGCGCCATCTCGGCACCGAGCACGGTCTGACACCCACCGAGTACCGCACGCGCTGGAGCTTGCCCACCGACTACCCGATGGTCGCGCCCGACTGTGCCGCCAAGCGCAAGGAACTGGCAGTCAGGATCGGCCTTGGCCGCAAGCCCGGCCAGAGCCCGAAGGCTGAGGCCACTGCAGCGCCCGAAGCTGCACCAAAGGTGCAGCCCAAGGCCGCCGCGACCCCGGCGAAACGCAAGAAGCTCGGCGTTGCCTTCGGCTCGGCAGACGTCAGCTGA
- a CDS encoding type II toxin-antitoxin system Y4mF family antitoxin: MDSNSLGLLVRRERKAQNLKQAELAAVSGVGVRFIVDLEAGKPTLQLGKVLQVITTLGCEVQIAPPASRS, from the coding sequence ATGGACAGCAATTCACTTGGCCTCCTTGTGCGCCGCGAACGCAAGGCACAGAACCTGAAGCAGGCAGAGCTTGCGGCAGTGAGCGGCGTTGGCGTGCGGTTTATTGTCGATCTCGAAGCTGGCAAGCCGACGCTGCAACTCGGCAAGGTGCTTCAGGTCATCACGACGCTCGGCTGCGAAGTCCAGATCGCCCCGCCTGCGAGCCGGTCATGA
- a CDS encoding pentapeptide repeat-containing protein produces the protein MDDLFASQPIAGATLARSDIERLIGRTPRTLVDCDLEEADLSGLDLTRWRFERCNLRRSDLAGAKLEGTVWQSCRGPFANFSGANLSEAEFIGGDWNNCAMRRATLTSTRFTGSKLTGADFTEARAMHIHFEEVLLVSAKLPGFSFRKETLRRVDLSGADLRKGDFRITVFEDCSLREAMVAGSRFEGSDLRGADLGGLRLVDAGLFRGATISREQAGQLLGELGLNVR, from the coding sequence ATGGACGACCTTTTCGCTTCGCAGCCCATCGCGGGCGCCACTCTGGCGCGCAGCGACATCGAGCGCCTGATCGGCAGGACGCCGCGCACACTGGTCGACTGCGACCTCGAGGAGGCCGACCTCTCCGGGCTCGACCTCACCCGCTGGCGCTTTGAACGCTGCAACCTGCGGCGCAGCGATCTTGCGGGGGCAAAGCTTGAAGGTACGGTCTGGCAGAGCTGCCGGGGACCGTTCGCCAATTTCTCGGGCGCGAACCTCAGCGAAGCCGAATTCATCGGCGGCGACTGGAACAATTGCGCGATGCGCCGGGCCACCCTGACCTCGACCCGGTTCACCGGCTCCAAGCTCACCGGCGCCGATTTCACCGAGGCGCGCGCCATGCACATCCACTTCGAGGAAGTGCTGCTGGTCTCGGCAAAGCTGCCCGGCTTCTCATTCCGCAAGGAAACCCTGCGCCGGGTCGATCTGTCCGGTGCCGATCTGCGCAAGGGCGACTTCCGCATAACTGTCTTCGAGGACTGTTCCTTGCGCGAGGCAATGGTCGCCGGATCGCGCTTCGAGGGCTCTGACCTGCGCGGCGCTGACCTCGGCGGCCTGCGCCTTGTCGATGCCGGGCTGTTTCGCGGAGCGACGATCTCGCGCGAGCAGGCTGGGCAGCTGCTCGGCGAACTGGGGCTCAACGTCCGGTAG
- a CDS encoding DUF1173 domain-containing protein: protein MIQRYRVLGRSVAEGDELQPVLREAYERKSPVHCECRKGTELPLYISHRQNGYVLARWPGSGARHATACDHYEAPDYLTGMGQVRGSAVLDDETSGETSLKLGFPLSRGAARLAPAALTNDKPTVKSSGQKLSIRGLLHVLWDRAELTHWHPKMAGKRTWFVVRRALLEAAASCRAKQEALPHVLFVPESFKVEEKEEIRARRRAALARVYASQGDMMVVVGEIKEIVPAHGAEKIVLRHVGDMPFVMDQDMARRFHKRFAGELALWQAQDGPNGKSGHLVLAGSFARRREGTFDLIEVALMPVTPEWLPYESSDERYLVGKAVAEKRRFVKGLRVNLDTETPIASLVLKDTGEEASAIHIHDRDDEVAEPLEALLAGQGVAHLLWKEGEPLPARVSRPPRRSWDAQQAA from the coding sequence ATGATCCAGCGATACCGTGTGCTCGGCCGCAGCGTGGCCGAAGGCGATGAACTTCAGCCCGTCTTGCGCGAAGCCTACGAGCGCAAAAGCCCGGTCCATTGCGAATGCCGCAAGGGAACCGAGCTCCCCCTCTACATCTCGCACCGGCAGAATGGCTATGTACTCGCGCGCTGGCCGGGCTCGGGCGCGCGCCACGCGACCGCCTGCGATCACTACGAGGCGCCGGACTATCTGACCGGCATGGGCCAGGTGCGCGGGAGCGCGGTGCTTGACGATGAGACAAGCGGCGAGACCAGCTTGAAGCTCGGCTTCCCGCTCTCGCGCGGGGCCGCCCGGCTCGCGCCCGCGGCGCTGACCAATGACAAGCCGACGGTGAAGTCGTCGGGTCAGAAGCTCTCGATACGCGGGCTACTCCATGTCCTCTGGGACCGGGCCGAGCTCACCCACTGGCATCCCAAGATGGCGGGCAAGCGGACATGGTTCGTGGTGCGCCGCGCGCTGCTCGAGGCAGCGGCAAGCTGCCGGGCCAAGCAGGAAGCCCTGCCCCACGTGCTGTTCGTGCCCGAGAGCTTCAAGGTCGAAGAGAAAGAAGAAATCCGGGCCCGCCGCCGCGCGGCGCTTGCCCGGGTCTATGCCTCGCAGGGCGACATGATGGTGGTCGTGGGCGAGATCAAGGAGATCGTTCCCGCGCACGGCGCCGAGAAGATCGTCCTGCGTCATGTCGGCGACATGCCGTTCGTGATGGACCAGGACATGGCGCGGCGCTTCCACAAGCGGTTCGCCGGCGAACTCGCGCTATGGCAGGCGCAGGATGGTCCGAACGGCAAGAGCGGCCACCTGGTTCTCGCCGGCTCGTTCGCGCGGCGGCGCGAGGGTACTTTCGACCTCATCGAGGTGGCGCTGATGCCGGTCACGCCCGAGTGGCTGCCTTATGAGAGCAGCGACGAGCGCTACCTCGTCGGCAAGGCGGTCGCGGAGAAGCGGCGGTTCGTGAAGGGCCTGCGCGTCAATCTCGACACCGAGACGCCGATCGCCAGCCTGGTGCTCAAGGACACCGGCGAGGAAGCCAGCGCCATCCACATCCACGACCGCGACGACGAGGTGGCAGAGCCGCTGGAAGCGCTGCTCGCCGGGCAAGGCGTCGCTCACCTGCTGTGGAAGGAAGGCGAGCCGCTCCCGGCCCGCGTCAGCCGGCCGCCGCGGCGCAGCTGGGACGCGCAGCAGGCCGCCTGA